From the genome of Aricia agestis chromosome 9, ilAriAges1.1, whole genome shotgun sequence, one region includes:
- the LOC121730066 gene encoding voltage-dependent calcium channel subunit alpha-2/delta-3 isoform X2: protein MCNRVGIVLSLLLFLSLESRDCSASSQYDAVNKISLNTVQGWAVKLGTELYHFGEFITRKKEVQDSFKSAQIESRDGEKLVQSMADDIRGMMELKISAVKRIVEAAENMAFDKQNEPVPEDYQFYNSKEMEDLYEDLSMTTTPEPEFNMENWIIRPPSKNAHLLQNPHFSNIPVNINFSSVHVPTNVYAWATEVIKGIHWSEGLDTHFMNNYQSDPTLSWQYFGSSTGFMRHYPAMKWRADPVDIYDCRTRAWYMEAAASPKDVVILVDRSGSMTGQRRDIAKHVVTNILDTLGNNDFVSVMTFADTVEEIVPCFEDSLVQATLANLRELKLALDNFETNEIANFSAALTRAFELLEIYRNNSGGANCNQAIMLVTDGVPYNYKELYERYNWKYDTPVRVFTYLIGREVADVREVKWMACANRGYYVHLSTLAEVRERVLEHVNVLARPLVLQREKHPVVWTPVYANVTDPKVADYLWEQRERAEQKERFMSQRRDKVLFNSEKEQNRRWKITQMKQGQYSELGNSRYQLMTSVSMPVYDLRHNENITENVLINEAYWVSVTKESVEENGQREMRIARLLGVAGTDVPLSEIQALMTPYKVGVNGYAFMVTNNGYILIHPDLRPVFQQILKPSYNSVDMIEVELFDDDRSPRNFSKELTALRKEIIDQKTGNKAMNVKYHMDDMKRVGRGKKHYYWTGISDSPFTLVVTIPENYGRHRITPPPTDDIHRLSLTSKNISALQYLSDNWSVHPDWLYCRHYERTFSTPEEELLYFLERVAKPGWRWPAKPRPPEHHKNKGHERHNEGTLEARERKSSNPPPRNEYYCDHGLMQALVYDARNTAWFNKSISESASDEKAPLTKVIGLLPRAEFIQRFGYIVAFLATHSGLTRWQMHPPKEHNDKPQFGKQWPRAIDEVWYRRAVEQHGVDPLSYVYSVDMSTDRSPLNVSAAVVTAAHAVFHGDGHRKAPAAVVGFQFKHERLSEWFENITSSCEHNKCVTCMNNNWECYLVDNNGWVIVSKETKHTGQFFGKIRPDIMMKLVEDEVFKTVHIVDYQAVCFREKKTTNPATMLLTPLENLRLIMVWILSTTMWFYNSITVGLSQASSYPFDYEYVTPTVAYQNYENDDETDDPNVSKPPPRILERDFEKLVLINRTRPTPCDREMYLYQLDYKNLDEKLNKPAKECERPFYAQVVNYTNMLLVVVDALCSVKEGVMLPSIDATEVQYNESLPCLKHMHPLYRKQPTSCIRNHTEESNVQMCGRGCLIQQSIILIISCLILVLNLFT, encoded by the exons ATGTGCAACCGCGTCGGTATAGTCTTATCGTTGCTTCTTTTTTTGTCCCTCGAATCCAGGGATTGTTCCGCGAGTTCACAATATGATGCCGTCAATAAAATATCTCTCAATAC CGTTCAAGGATGGGCAGTTAAACTTGGAACGGAACTTTATCATTTTGGCGAATTCATCACCAGAAAAAAGGAAGTTCAAGAC AGTTTTAAATCAGCTCAAATCGAATCAAGAGATGGAGAAAAGCTGGTACAGAGTATGGCCGATGATATTCGAGGCATGATGGAACTTAAAATAAGTGCTGTAAAACGTATAGTAGAAGCCGCCGAAAATATGGCGTTTGATAAACAAAATGAACCTGTACCTGAAGATTATCAATTCTATAATAGTAAAGAAATGGAAGATTTATACGAAGACCTATCAATGACTACGACGCCTGAACCAGAATTTAATATGGAGAATTGGATTATACGACCTCCATCGAAGAATGCCCACTTACTTCAGAATCCACACTTTTCAAATATACCAGTCAACATAAATTTTAGTAGCGTTCACGTACCGACAAATGTTTATGCGTGGG CGACTGAAGTAATTAAAGGTATTCATTGGTCAGAAGGATTAGATACACATTTCATGAACAATTACCAAAGTGATCCGACATTATCATGGCAGTATTTTGGTAGTTCAACTGGATTCATGAGACACTATCCCG caaTGAAGTGGCGTGCAGATCCAGTTGATATTTACGATTGTCGGACAAGAGCTTGGTATATGGAAGCGGCTGCCAGTCCCAAAGATGTAGTTATCTTAGTAGATAGAAGCGGATCTATGACTGGACAAAGAAGAGATATAGCTAAACATGTAGTAACAAATATTTTGGATACATTAGGAAATAATGATTTTGTCAGCGTCATGACATTTGCTGACACCGTAGAAGAAATTGTACCATGTTTCGAAGATTCCttagtgcaa GCGACATTAGCAAATCTGCGGGAACTCAAACTTGCTTTGGACAATTTCGAAACAAACGAAATAGCAAATTTCTCTGCAGCGTTAACAAGGGCCTTCGAACTTCTTGAAATTTACAGAAACAATAGCGGTGGCGCCAACTGCAATCAG GCTATAATGCTTGTTACGGATGGCGTTCCCTATAACTATAAGGAACTATACGAGAGATATAATTGGAAATACGACACTCCAGTAAGGGTGTTCACGTACCTGATAGGTCGCGAG GTGGCTGACGTAAGAGAGGTGAAGTGGATGGCCTGTGCTAATAGGGGATACTACGTGCATCTAAGTACGTTAGCTGAAGTACGGGAGAGAGTGCTGGAACACGTGAACGTGCTCGCTCGACCTTTGGTACTGCAGAGGGAGAAGCATCCAGTTGTATGGACACCAGTTTACGCGAATGTGACG GATCCAAAAGTAGCAGATTACTTGTGGGAGCAGCGGGAAAGAGCAGAACAGAAGGAACGTTTTATGAGCCAACGCCGGGATAAAGTGCTGTTCAACTCTGAAAAAGAACAAAATCGTAGATGGAAAATAACGCAG ATGAAGCAGGGTCAGTATAGTGAACTTGGAAATTCACGGTACCAACTTATGACTTCAGTATCAATGCCGGTTTACGATTTGCGACACAACGAG AACATCACAGAGAATGTACTGATAAATGAAGCTTACTGGGTATCCGTTACGAAAGAG TCCGTAGAGGAGAACGGCCAGAGAGAG ATGAGAATTGCTAGGTTATTAGGCGTCGCTGGGACCGATGTCCCGCTATCGGAAATACAAGCCTTGATGACACCCTACAAG GTAGGAGTGAATGGATATGCTTTCATGGTTACAAATAACGGATACATATTAATACACCCGGACTTGAGACCAGTG TTTCAGCAAATCTTGAAACCTAGTTACAACAGCGTGGACATGATAGAGGTGGAATTATTCGATGACGATAGAAGTCCGAGAAATTTCAGCAAAGAGCTTACTGCA CTCAGGAAAGAAATAATTGACCAGAAAACTGGAAATAAAGCAATGAATGTAAAATATCATATGGATGACATG AAAAGAGTCGGTCGCGGTAAGAAGCACTACTACTGGACGGGCATCAGCGACTCACCGTTCACTCTAGTGGTGACCATTCCGGAGAACTACGGCCGGCACCGCATCACGCCGCCACCCACTGACGACATACACAGACTCTCACTCACCTCCAAGAACATATCTGCCCTGCAATACCTGTCTGACAACTGGAGCGTTCATCCTGATTG GCTTTACTGTCGCCACTACGAGCGAACCTTCTCAACACCTGAAGAGGAATTGCTATACTTCCTAGAAAGAGTAGCAAAACCGGGGTGGAGATGGCCAGCAAAACCGAGACCTCCTGAGCATCATAAGAACAAAGGCCACGAACGGCATAACGAAG gaACCCTAGAAGCACGCGAGAGGAAATCATCCAACCCACCTCCACGTAATGAATATtact GTGACCACGGGCTGATGCAAGCTCTTGTGTACGACGCGAGGAACACAGCATGGTTTAACAAAAGCATTTCAGAATCAGCATCAGATGAGAAAGc CCCTTTGACAAAAGTGATTGGACTCCTACCAAG AGCGGAATTCATTCAGCGGTTCGGTTACATCGTGGCGTTCCTGGCGACGCACAGCGGCCTCACTCGCTGGCAAATGCATCCGCCAAAGGAACACAATGACAA GCCGCAATTCGGGAAGCAGTGGCCGCGTGCGATCGACGAGGTGTGGTACCGGCGCGCGGTGGAGCAACACGGCGTGGACCCTCTGAGTTATGTGTACAGCGTCGACATGAGCACCGACAGATCACCACTCAACGTGAGCGCGGCGGTGGTGACGGCGGCGCACGCGGTGTTCCACGGTGATGGCCACCGGAAGGCCCCGGCTGCTGTCGTCGGCTTCCAGTTCAAACACGAACGCCTCAGCGAGTGGTTCGAGAATATCACTTCGTCG TGCGAACACAACAAGTGCGTCACTTGCATGAACAACAACTGGGAGTGCTACTTGGTGGATAACAACGGATGGGTGATTGTCAGCAAGGAAACCAAACACACCGGACAGTTCTTTGGAAAG ATACGTCCCGACATCATGATGAAGTTGGTAGAGGACGAAGTATTCAAAACGGTCCACATCGTTGACTATCAAGCGGTCTGCTTCAGGGAGAAGAAGACGACAAATCCAGCGACTATGCTACTGACG CCGCTGGAAAATCTTCGTCTGATCATGGTATGGATACTAAGCACGACAATGTGGTTCTACAACTCTATCACGGTAGGCCTCAGCCAGGCCTCGAGTTACCCGTTCGACTATG AGTATGTTACACCCACTG TTGCGTACCAGAACTACGAAAACGACGACGAAACGGACGACCCGAACGTATCGAAACCACCACCGAGGATCCTAGAACGAGACTTCGAGAAGCTGGTCTTAATAAACCGAACGAGGCCGACACCTTGCGACCGGGAGATGTATCTCTACCAGTTGGACTACAAGAATTTGGATGAGAAGCTCAACAAACCGGCTAAGGAGTGCGAGAGACCGTTCTACGCTCAGGTCGTGAACTACACCAATATGTTGCTGGTGGTCGTAGACGCGCTCTGTTCGGTGAAGGAGGGGGTCATGCTACCGTCGATAGACGCGACCGAAGTTCAGTACAATGAGTCGCTGCCCTGCTTGAAGCACATGCATCCGCTGTACAGAAAACAACCTACGTCGTGTATAAGAAATCATACGGAG GAAAGCAACGTTCAAATGTGCGGTCGCGGCTGCCTGATACAACAgagtataattttaattatttcctgTCTGATTTTAGTACtcaatttatttacataa
- the LOC121730066 gene encoding voltage-dependent calcium channel subunit alpha-2/delta-3 isoform X3: MCNRVGIVLSLLLFLSLESRDCSASSQYDAVNKISLNTVQGWAVKLGTELYHFGEFITRKKEVQDSFKSAQIESRDGEKLVQSMADDIRGMMELKISAVKRIVEAAENMAFDKQNEPVPEDYQFYNSKEMEDLYEDLSMTTTPEPEFNMENWIIRPPSKNAHLLQNPHFSNIPVNINFSSVHVPTNVYAWATEVIKGIHWSEGLDTHFMNNYQSDPTLSWQYFGSSTGFMRHYPAMKWRADPVDIYDCRTRAWYMEAAASPKDVVILVDRSGSMTGQRRDIAKHVVTNILDTLGNNDFVSVMTFADTVEEIVPCFEDSLVQATLANLRELKLALDNFETNEIANFSAALTRAFELLEIYRNNSGGANCNQAIMLVTDGVPYNYKELYERYNWKYDTPVRVFTYLIGREVKVADVREVKWMACANRGYYVHLSTLAEVRERVLEHVNVLARPLVLQREKHPVVWTPVYANVTDPKVADYLWEQRERAEQKERFMSQRRDKVLFNSEKEQNRRWKITQMKQGQYSELGNSRYQLMTSVSMPVYDLRHNENITENVLINEAYWVSVTKESVEENGQREMRIARLLGVAGTDVPLSEIQALMTPYKVGVNGYAFMVTNNGYILIHPDLRPVFQQILKPSYNSVDMIEVELFDDDRSPRNFSKELTALRKEIIDQKTGNKAMNVKYHMDDMKRVGRGKKHYYWTGISDSPFTLVVTIPENYGRHRITPPPTDDIHRLSLTSKNISALQYLSDNWSVHPDWLYCRHYERTFSTPEEELLYFLERVAKPGWRWPAKPRPPEHHKNKGHERHNEGTLEARERKSSNPPPRNEYYCDHGLMQALVYDARNTAWFNKSISESASDEKAPLTKVIGLLPRAEFIQRFGYIVAFLATHSGLTRWQMHPPKEHNDKPQFGKQWPRAIDEVWYRRAVEQHGVDPLSYVYSVDMSTDRSPLNVSAAVVTAAHAVFHGDGHRKAPAAVVGFQFKHERLSEWFENITSSCEHNKCVTCMNNNWECYLVDNNGWVIVSKETKHTGQFFGKIRPDIMMKLVEDEVFKTVHIVDYQAVCFREKKTTNPATMLLTPLENLRLIMVWILSTTMWFYNSITVGLSQASSYPFDYVAYQNYENDDETDDPNVSKPPPRILERDFEKLVLINRTRPTPCDREMYLYQLDYKNLDEKLNKPAKECERPFYAQVVNYTNMLLVVVDALCSVKEGVMLPSIDATEVQYNESLPCLKHMHPLYRKQPTSCIRNHTEESNVQMCGRGCLIQQSIILIISCLILVLNLFT; this comes from the exons ATGTGCAACCGCGTCGGTATAGTCTTATCGTTGCTTCTTTTTTTGTCCCTCGAATCCAGGGATTGTTCCGCGAGTTCACAATATGATGCCGTCAATAAAATATCTCTCAATAC CGTTCAAGGATGGGCAGTTAAACTTGGAACGGAACTTTATCATTTTGGCGAATTCATCACCAGAAAAAAGGAAGTTCAAGAC AGTTTTAAATCAGCTCAAATCGAATCAAGAGATGGAGAAAAGCTGGTACAGAGTATGGCCGATGATATTCGAGGCATGATGGAACTTAAAATAAGTGCTGTAAAACGTATAGTAGAAGCCGCCGAAAATATGGCGTTTGATAAACAAAATGAACCTGTACCTGAAGATTATCAATTCTATAATAGTAAAGAAATGGAAGATTTATACGAAGACCTATCAATGACTACGACGCCTGAACCAGAATTTAATATGGAGAATTGGATTATACGACCTCCATCGAAGAATGCCCACTTACTTCAGAATCCACACTTTTCAAATATACCAGTCAACATAAATTTTAGTAGCGTTCACGTACCGACAAATGTTTATGCGTGGG CGACTGAAGTAATTAAAGGTATTCATTGGTCAGAAGGATTAGATACACATTTCATGAACAATTACCAAAGTGATCCGACATTATCATGGCAGTATTTTGGTAGTTCAACTGGATTCATGAGACACTATCCCG caaTGAAGTGGCGTGCAGATCCAGTTGATATTTACGATTGTCGGACAAGAGCTTGGTATATGGAAGCGGCTGCCAGTCCCAAAGATGTAGTTATCTTAGTAGATAGAAGCGGATCTATGACTGGACAAAGAAGAGATATAGCTAAACATGTAGTAACAAATATTTTGGATACATTAGGAAATAATGATTTTGTCAGCGTCATGACATTTGCTGACACCGTAGAAGAAATTGTACCATGTTTCGAAGATTCCttagtgcaa GCGACATTAGCAAATCTGCGGGAACTCAAACTTGCTTTGGACAATTTCGAAACAAACGAAATAGCAAATTTCTCTGCAGCGTTAACAAGGGCCTTCGAACTTCTTGAAATTTACAGAAACAATAGCGGTGGCGCCAACTGCAATCAG GCTATAATGCTTGTTACGGATGGCGTTCCCTATAACTATAAGGAACTATACGAGAGATATAATTGGAAATACGACACTCCAGTAAGGGTGTTCACGTACCTGATAGGTCGCGAGGTAAAG GTGGCTGACGTAAGAGAGGTGAAGTGGATGGCCTGTGCTAATAGGGGATACTACGTGCATCTAAGTACGTTAGCTGAAGTACGGGAGAGAGTGCTGGAACACGTGAACGTGCTCGCTCGACCTTTGGTACTGCAGAGGGAGAAGCATCCAGTTGTATGGACACCAGTTTACGCGAATGTGACG GATCCAAAAGTAGCAGATTACTTGTGGGAGCAGCGGGAAAGAGCAGAACAGAAGGAACGTTTTATGAGCCAACGCCGGGATAAAGTGCTGTTCAACTCTGAAAAAGAACAAAATCGTAGATGGAAAATAACGCAG ATGAAGCAGGGTCAGTATAGTGAACTTGGAAATTCACGGTACCAACTTATGACTTCAGTATCAATGCCGGTTTACGATTTGCGACACAACGAG AACATCACAGAGAATGTACTGATAAATGAAGCTTACTGGGTATCCGTTACGAAAGAG TCCGTAGAGGAGAACGGCCAGAGAGAG ATGAGAATTGCTAGGTTATTAGGCGTCGCTGGGACCGATGTCCCGCTATCGGAAATACAAGCCTTGATGACACCCTACAAG GTAGGAGTGAATGGATATGCTTTCATGGTTACAAATAACGGATACATATTAATACACCCGGACTTGAGACCAGTG TTTCAGCAAATCTTGAAACCTAGTTACAACAGCGTGGACATGATAGAGGTGGAATTATTCGATGACGATAGAAGTCCGAGAAATTTCAGCAAAGAGCTTACTGCA CTCAGGAAAGAAATAATTGACCAGAAAACTGGAAATAAAGCAATGAATGTAAAATATCATATGGATGACATG AAAAGAGTCGGTCGCGGTAAGAAGCACTACTACTGGACGGGCATCAGCGACTCACCGTTCACTCTAGTGGTGACCATTCCGGAGAACTACGGCCGGCACCGCATCACGCCGCCACCCACTGACGACATACACAGACTCTCACTCACCTCCAAGAACATATCTGCCCTGCAATACCTGTCTGACAACTGGAGCGTTCATCCTGATTG GCTTTACTGTCGCCACTACGAGCGAACCTTCTCAACACCTGAAGAGGAATTGCTATACTTCCTAGAAAGAGTAGCAAAACCGGGGTGGAGATGGCCAGCAAAACCGAGACCTCCTGAGCATCATAAGAACAAAGGCCACGAACGGCATAACGAAG gaACCCTAGAAGCACGCGAGAGGAAATCATCCAACCCACCTCCACGTAATGAATATtact GTGACCACGGGCTGATGCAAGCTCTTGTGTACGACGCGAGGAACACAGCATGGTTTAACAAAAGCATTTCAGAATCAGCATCAGATGAGAAAGc CCCTTTGACAAAAGTGATTGGACTCCTACCAAG AGCGGAATTCATTCAGCGGTTCGGTTACATCGTGGCGTTCCTGGCGACGCACAGCGGCCTCACTCGCTGGCAAATGCATCCGCCAAAGGAACACAATGACAA GCCGCAATTCGGGAAGCAGTGGCCGCGTGCGATCGACGAGGTGTGGTACCGGCGCGCGGTGGAGCAACACGGCGTGGACCCTCTGAGTTATGTGTACAGCGTCGACATGAGCACCGACAGATCACCACTCAACGTGAGCGCGGCGGTGGTGACGGCGGCGCACGCGGTGTTCCACGGTGATGGCCACCGGAAGGCCCCGGCTGCTGTCGTCGGCTTCCAGTTCAAACACGAACGCCTCAGCGAGTGGTTCGAGAATATCACTTCGTCG TGCGAACACAACAAGTGCGTCACTTGCATGAACAACAACTGGGAGTGCTACTTGGTGGATAACAACGGATGGGTGATTGTCAGCAAGGAAACCAAACACACCGGACAGTTCTTTGGAAAG ATACGTCCCGACATCATGATGAAGTTGGTAGAGGACGAAGTATTCAAAACGGTCCACATCGTTGACTATCAAGCGGTCTGCTTCAGGGAGAAGAAGACGACAAATCCAGCGACTATGCTACTGACG CCGCTGGAAAATCTTCGTCTGATCATGGTATGGATACTAAGCACGACAATGTGGTTCTACAACTCTATCACGGTAGGCCTCAGCCAGGCCTCGAGTTACCCGTTCGACTATG TTGCGTACCAGAACTACGAAAACGACGACGAAACGGACGACCCGAACGTATCGAAACCACCACCGAGGATCCTAGAACGAGACTTCGAGAAGCTGGTCTTAATAAACCGAACGAGGCCGACACCTTGCGACCGGGAGATGTATCTCTACCAGTTGGACTACAAGAATTTGGATGAGAAGCTCAACAAACCGGCTAAGGAGTGCGAGAGACCGTTCTACGCTCAGGTCGTGAACTACACCAATATGTTGCTGGTGGTCGTAGACGCGCTCTGTTCGGTGAAGGAGGGGGTCATGCTACCGTCGATAGACGCGACCGAAGTTCAGTACAATGAGTCGCTGCCCTGCTTGAAGCACATGCATCCGCTGTACAGAAAACAACCTACGTCGTGTATAAGAAATCATACGGAG GAAAGCAACGTTCAAATGTGCGGTCGCGGCTGCCTGATACAACAgagtataattttaattatttcctgTCTGATTTTAGTACtcaatttatttacataa